The Leisingera caerulea DSM 24564 genome contains a region encoding:
- a CDS encoding molecular chaperone DjiA produces the protein MSLWTRISDALAALAAGESLSEVFDRLRAPPERTVAFAIAVIALGAKMAKADGQVTRDEVTAFREVFQIARDDEAGAARVFDMARTDVAGYQEYARRIQKMFANDPTTLCDLMEGLFHIAMADGFYHPGENEFLEEVSRIFGQSPQQFQALRARFVPDAPKDPYTVLGVSPDMPREEIRKHWRKLVRDTHPDAMIARGVPEEAVRLAEKRMIDINRAWDEISGCGGNAAGHV, from the coding sequence ATGTCACTTTGGACCCGCATATCCGACGCGCTGGCCGCGCTTGCCGCAGGCGAAAGCCTCAGCGAAGTCTTCGACCGCCTGCGCGCTCCGCCCGAACGCACCGTGGCCTTTGCCATTGCCGTCATTGCGCTTGGCGCCAAGATGGCCAAGGCCGACGGCCAGGTCACGCGGGACGAGGTCACCGCCTTCCGCGAGGTGTTCCAGATCGCCCGCGATGACGAGGCCGGCGCGGCGCGGGTTTTTGACATGGCGCGCACCGACGTTGCGGGCTACCAGGAATACGCCCGCCGCATCCAGAAGATGTTTGCCAACGACCCCACAACGCTGTGCGACCTGATGGAGGGGCTGTTCCACATCGCCATGGCGGACGGGTTCTACCACCCCGGCGAAAACGAGTTTCTGGAAGAGGTGAGCCGCATCTTCGGCCAATCCCCGCAGCAGTTCCAGGCCCTGCGCGCGCGCTTTGTGCCGGATGCGCCCAAGGATCCCTATACGGTGCTAGGCGTCTCTCCGGACATGCCGCGCGAGGAGATCCGCAAGCACTGGCGCAAGCTGGTGCGCGACACCCACCCGGATGCGATGATCGCCCGCGGGGTGCCGGAGGAAGCGGTGCGGCTGGCGGAAAAGCGGATGATCGACATCAACCGCGCCTGGGATGAAATAAGCGGGTGCGGCGGCAATGCGGCTGGCCACGTATAA
- a CDS encoding GNAT family N-acetyltransferase, producing MIIRPATPADAEAVCAIANWVIRDTLATFNTIEKTPEQVRAQIAACNGSYLVAEQDARILGHAYFFPFRSGPGYRFTAEHTIHLLPAAQGQGAGRRLMQALEEKAKQAEIHVLIASVSSANPGAIAFHAALGYAETARMPELGCKQGRWLDTVFMQKILTPGIPAPDSAPKPR from the coding sequence GTGATCATCCGCCCCGCAACCCCCGCCGATGCGGAGGCCGTCTGCGCCATCGCCAACTGGGTGATCCGCGACACGCTGGCCACCTTCAACACCATCGAAAAAACGCCCGAGCAGGTGCGCGCGCAAATCGCCGCCTGCAACGGGAGCTATCTGGTGGCGGAACAGGACGCCCGGATCCTCGGCCACGCGTATTTCTTCCCCTTCCGCTCCGGCCCCGGCTACCGCTTTACCGCCGAACACACCATCCACCTGCTGCCCGCGGCACAGGGGCAGGGCGCGGGGCGCAGGCTGATGCAGGCGCTGGAGGAGAAGGCAAAACAGGCAGAGATCCACGTGCTGATTGCCAGCGTCAGCAGCGCAAATCCCGGCGCCATCGCCTTTCACGCCGCCCTGGGCTATGCGGAAACCGCCCGGATGCCTGAACTTGGCTGCAAGCAGGGGCGCTGGCTCGACACTGTTTTCATGCAGAAAATCCTGACCCCGGGGATTCCCGCCCCTGACAGCGCCCCCAAACCCCGATAG
- a CDS encoding VOC family protein — MILDHLAVAGQTLQEAVAHTEEALGIPLGTGGQHARYGTHNRLIGLEDGLYLEAIAINPDARPEEQPRWFNLDRFEGPARLSNWILRSGDLEAEKHLLPPHAQRHVSMQRGGLRWLMTVPADGLLPFDNLFPAVLQWQAEPPAGKLPQSGCRLTRLVLSHPEAAELQTALDRILNDPRLKVEAGEPAMMAELATPHGPRVLR, encoded by the coding sequence ATGATACTCGATCATCTGGCGGTGGCAGGGCAGACGCTGCAAGAAGCTGTTGCCCATACAGAAGAGGCTTTGGGCATCCCCCTCGGCACCGGCGGCCAGCATGCCCGCTATGGCACCCATAACCGGCTGATCGGGCTGGAGGACGGCCTCTATCTGGAGGCCATCGCCATCAACCCGGATGCCCGGCCGGAAGAACAGCCGCGCTGGTTCAACCTCGACCGGTTTGAAGGCCCCGCGCGGCTCAGCAACTGGATCCTGCGCAGCGGCGATCTGGAAGCGGAGAAACACCTGCTGCCGCCCCACGCGCAGCGGCATGTCTCGATGCAGCGCGGCGGCTTGCGCTGGCTGATGACGGTGCCTGCGGACGGGCTGCTGCCGTTTGATAACCTCTTTCCTGCTGTCCTCCAGTGGCAGGCAGAGCCGCCCGCAGGCAAGCTGCCGCAGTCCGGCTGCCGGCTGACCCGTCTGGTTCTCAGCCACCCGGAGGCGGCAGAGCTGCAAACCGCACTGGACCGCATTCTCAATGACCCACGCCTCAAGGTGGAGGCCGGGGAGCCGGCAATGATGGCGGAACTCGCTACGCCGCACGGGCCACGGGTGCTGCGGTGA
- a CDS encoding MAPEG family protein, which yields MLRSKRPQILIGMALGALWGVVVTGLPQWLGLPYIPAPIALPGAFLAPGLVLALIIGRLAQRRFFDDAIIDGQPFAPGTAAEIDQRVLANTVEQLVLALAIWPVAAVTLGGAVAIALGLSFALMRVLFWAGYHLSPPLRGLGFAGTFYPTVIAGIWAAAVWV from the coding sequence ATGCTGCGCTCAAAACGCCCTCAGATCCTCATTGGCATGGCCCTCGGCGCCCTCTGGGGGGTTGTCGTCACCGGCCTGCCGCAATGGCTGGGCCTGCCGTACATCCCGGCCCCCATCGCCTTGCCGGGTGCCTTTCTTGCGCCGGGACTGGTGCTGGCCCTGATCATAGGCCGCCTGGCGCAGCGGCGGTTCTTCGATGACGCCATCATCGACGGCCAGCCCTTCGCGCCCGGCACCGCGGCGGAAATCGACCAGCGGGTGCTGGCCAACACCGTTGAGCAACTGGTGCTGGCGCTGGCCATCTGGCCCGTTGCTGCCGTCACTCTGGGCGGCGCCGTGGCCATCGCGCTTGGCCTCTCGTTTGCGCTGATGCGGGTACTGTTCTGGGCCGGCTACCACCTGTCGCCGCCCTTGCGGGGGCTCGGTTTCGCCGGGACGTTTTACCCGACGGTGATTGCCGGTATCTGGGCGGCGGCGGTCTGGGTCTGA
- the scpA gene encoding methylmalonyl-CoA mutase has product MTNKDEWRALAEKELRGRAVDDLNWQTLEGIEVKPLYTEDDTKDLPHMGTLPGFGPFTRGVKATMYAGRPWTIRQYAGFSTAEESNAFYRRNLAAGQQGVSVAFDLATHRGYDSDHPRVVGDVGKAGVAIDSVEDMKILFDGIPLDKVSVSMTMNGAVIPVLASFIVAGEEQGHDRSLLAGTIQNDILKEFMVRNTYIYPPKPSMRIISDIIEYTSNEMPKFNSISISGYHMQEAGANLVQELAYTIADGREYVRAALDAGMDVDKFAGRLSFFFAIGMNFFMEIAKLRAARTLWHRVMTEFGAKSERSKMLRTHCQTSGVSLQEQDPYNNVIRTAYEAMSAVLGGTQSLHTNALDEAIALPTDFSARIARNTQLVLQEETGVTNVVDPLAGSYYIESLTNELVEKAWALMEEVEEMGGMTKAVESGMPKLRIEESAARRQAMIDRGEEVVVGVNKYRKDKEDPIDILDVDNHAVREAQIARLETMRKTRDEAACQAALEELTRRAKEGSGNLLEAAVEAARARASVGEISMAMEKEFGRHRAEVKTLAGVYGAAYEGDEGFAAIQKSIEDFAEEEGRRPRLLVVKMGQDGHDRGAKVIATAFADIGFDVDVGPLFQTPEEAAQDAIDNDVHVIGISSQAAGHKTLAPQLVEALKAEGAEDIIVICGGVIPQQDYEFLYSKGVKAIFGPGTNIPEAAQDILRLIREARG; this is encoded by the coding sequence ATGACAAACAAAGACGAATGGCGGGCTCTGGCTGAGAAAGAGCTGCGCGGACGGGCGGTTGACGACCTCAATTGGCAGACCCTGGAGGGCATCGAGGTCAAGCCGCTCTATACCGAAGACGACACCAAGGACCTGCCCCACATGGGCACGCTGCCCGGGTTCGGCCCCTTCACCCGCGGGGTGAAGGCCACCATGTACGCAGGCCGCCCCTGGACCATCCGCCAGTATGCGGGCTTCTCCACCGCGGAGGAGTCCAACGCCTTCTACCGCCGCAACCTGGCCGCGGGCCAGCAGGGCGTCTCGGTCGCCTTCGACCTCGCCACCCACCGCGGCTACGACAGCGACCACCCGCGCGTGGTCGGTGATGTCGGCAAGGCTGGCGTGGCCATCGATTCAGTCGAGGACATGAAGATCCTGTTCGACGGCATCCCGCTCGACAAGGTCTCGGTCTCGATGACCATGAACGGCGCGGTGATCCCGGTGCTGGCGTCGTTCATTGTCGCCGGCGAGGAGCAGGGCCACGACAGATCCCTGCTGGCGGGCACCATCCAGAACGACATCCTCAAGGAGTTCATGGTCCGCAACACCTATATCTATCCGCCGAAACCCTCGATGCGGATCATCTCGGATATCATCGAGTACACCTCGAACGAGATGCCCAAGTTCAACTCCATCTCGATCTCCGGCTACCACATGCAGGAGGCCGGCGCGAACCTGGTGCAGGAGCTGGCCTATACCATCGCGGACGGCCGCGAATACGTGCGCGCGGCGCTGGACGCAGGCATGGACGTGGACAAATTCGCAGGCCGCCTGAGCTTCTTCTTTGCGATCGGTATGAACTTCTTCATGGAAATCGCCAAGCTGCGCGCCGCCCGCACCCTGTGGCACCGGGTGATGACCGAATTCGGCGCCAAGTCCGAACGCTCCAAGATGCTGCGCACGCACTGCCAGACCTCCGGCGTCAGCTTGCAGGAGCAAGATCCCTACAACAACGTGATCCGCACGGCGTACGAGGCGATGAGCGCGGTCCTCGGCGGCACCCAGTCCCTGCACACCAACGCGCTCGATGAGGCCATCGCGCTGCCCACCGACTTCTCCGCCCGCATCGCCCGCAACACCCAGCTGGTGCTGCAGGAAGAAACCGGTGTGACCAACGTCGTCGACCCGCTGGCCGGCTCCTACTACATCGAAAGCCTCACCAACGAACTGGTCGAAAAAGCCTGGGCGCTGATGGAAGAGGTCGAGGAGATGGGCGGCATGACCAAGGCGGTCGAGTCCGGCATGCCCAAGCTGCGCATCGAGGAAAGCGCCGCCCGCCGCCAGGCGATGATCGACCGCGGCGAAGAGGTGGTCGTAGGCGTCAACAAGTACCGCAAGGACAAGGAAGACCCGATCGACATCCTGGATGTCGACAACCACGCGGTGCGCGAAGCGCAGATTGCCCGCCTTGAAACCATGCGCAAGACCCGCGACGAGGCCGCCTGCCAGGCGGCGCTGGAAGAACTCACCCGCCGCGCCAAGGAAGGCAGCGGCAACCTCCTGGAAGCCGCAGTAGAAGCCGCCCGCGCGCGGGCCTCAGTCGGAGAGATCTCCATGGCAATGGAAAAGGAATTCGGCCGCCACCGCGCCGAGGTGAAAACCCTGGCCGGCGTCTACGGCGCTGCCTATGAGGGCGATGAGGGCTTTGCCGCGATCCAGAAATCGATCGAGGACTTCGCTGAGGAAGAAGGCCGCCGCCCGCGTTTGCTGGTGGTGAAAATGGGCCAGGACGGCCATGACCGCGGCGCCAAGGTGATTGCGACGGCGTTTGCCGACATCGGCTTTGACGTCGACGTGGGCCCGCTGTTCCAGACCCCGGAGGAAGCCGCCCAGGACGCCATCGACAACGACGTCCACGTGATCGGCATCTCGTCGCAGGCCGCAGGCCACAAGACGCTGGCGCCGCAGCTGGTCGAGGCGCTGAAGGCCGAAGGCGCAGAGGACATCATCGTGATCTGCGGCGGTGTGATCCCGCAGCAGGATTACGAGTTTCTGTACTCCAAGGGCGTCAAGGCGATCTTCGGCCCCGGCACCAACATCCCGGAAGCGGCACAGGACATCCTGCGCCTGATCCGCGAGGCACGCGGCTAA
- a CDS encoding DUF4174 domain-containing protein: MKAILSVVLAGFIPLASVAADGSTSDLIQPGYDVELEEFQWTHRPVVVFADSPEDPRFHEQVERLMQGADALRERDVVVLTDTDPAAKSALRKKLRPRGFMLVLVGKDGGVKLRKPHPWTVRELSRTIDKFPERLREVEERRGG; the protein is encoded by the coding sequence ATGAAAGCAATCCTATCCGTTGTTTTGGCAGGCTTTATTCCGCTGGCGTCAGTGGCCGCCGACGGCAGCACATCCGACTTGATCCAGCCCGGGTATGATGTGGAGCTGGAGGAGTTCCAGTGGACGCACCGCCCGGTTGTGGTGTTTGCCGACAGCCCCGAGGACCCGCGGTTCCACGAGCAGGTCGAGCGTCTGATGCAGGGCGCCGACGCCCTGCGCGAGCGCGATGTGGTGGTGCTGACCGACACCGATCCGGCGGCCAAATCCGCCCTGCGGAAGAAGCTGCGGCCGCGCGGTTTCATGCTGGTGCTGGTGGGCAAGGACGGCGGCGTCAAGCTGAGGAAGCCGCATCCCTGGACGGTGCGCGAACTGTCCCGCACCATCGACAAGTTCCCGGAACGGCTGCGCGAAGTGGAAGAGCGGCGCGGCGGCTGA
- a CDS encoding acetyl-CoA carboxylase biotin carboxylase subunit, with product MFDKILIANRGEIACRVIKTARKMGIKTVAIYSDADKQALHVQMADEAVHIGPPPANQSYIVIDKVMEAIRQTGAQAVHPGYGFLSENSKFAEALEAEGVAFVGPPKGAIEAMGDKITSKKIAQEAGVSTVPGYMGLIADADEAVKISNEIGYPVMIKASAGGGGKGMRIAWNDEEAREGFQSSKNEAANSFGDDRIFIEKFVTQPRHIEIQVLCDKHGNGIYLGERECSIQRRNQKVVEEAPSPFLDEATRKAMGEQAVALAKAVGYSSAGTVEFIVDGDKNFYFLEMNTRLQVEHPVTELITGVDLVEQMIRVADGAELPLRQEDVKLTGWAIENRLYAEDPYRGFLPSIGRLTRYRPPQETAAGPMLENGKWQGDAPAGETAVRNDTGVYEGGEISMYYDPMIAKLCTWAPTREDAIDAMRIALDSFEVEGIGHNLPFLSAVMDHPIFIDGSMTTAFIEEQYPEGFEGVELHSDDLRKIAAACAAMHRVAEIRRTRVSGRMDNHERKVGTDWVVSLQGQSFAVVIDADREGATVNFEGGGSYRVSSDWIPGDHLATLQVNGETLVLKTGKVTQGFRIRSRGADLKVHVRTPRQAELAALMPEKQAPDTSKMLLCPMPGLIVKVDVEVGQEVQEGQALCTVEAMKMENILRAERKGVVSKINAAAGDSLAVDDVIMEFE from the coding sequence ATGTTTGATAAGATCCTGATCGCCAACCGGGGCGAGATCGCCTGCCGCGTGATCAAAACCGCGCGGAAAATGGGCATCAAGACCGTTGCCATCTACTCCGACGCCGACAAACAGGCTCTGCACGTGCAGATGGCCGACGAGGCCGTCCACATCGGCCCGCCGCCGGCCAACCAGTCCTATATCGTCATCGACAAGGTGATGGAGGCGATCCGCCAGACCGGCGCCCAGGCGGTGCACCCGGGCTACGGCTTCCTCTCTGAGAACTCCAAGTTCGCCGAGGCGCTTGAGGCCGAAGGCGTTGCCTTTGTCGGCCCCCCGAAGGGCGCGATCGAGGCGATGGGGGACAAGATCACCTCCAAGAAGATCGCCCAGGAGGCCGGCGTCTCCACCGTGCCCGGCTACATGGGCCTGATCGCCGACGCAGACGAGGCGGTGAAGATTTCCAATGAAATCGGCTATCCGGTGATGATCAAGGCCTCCGCCGGCGGCGGCGGCAAGGGCATGCGCATCGCATGGAACGACGAAGAGGCCCGCGAAGGCTTCCAGTCCTCCAAGAACGAGGCCGCGAACTCCTTTGGCGACGACCGCATCTTCATCGAGAAATTCGTCACCCAGCCGCGCCACATCGAAATCCAGGTGCTCTGCGACAAGCACGGCAACGGCATCTACCTGGGCGAGCGCGAATGCTCGATCCAGCGCCGCAACCAGAAAGTCGTGGAAGAGGCCCCGTCGCCGTTCCTGGACGAAGCAACCCGCAAGGCGATGGGCGAGCAGGCCGTGGCTCTGGCCAAGGCCGTTGGCTACTCCTCCGCAGGCACCGTGGAATTCATCGTCGATGGCGACAAGAACTTCTACTTCCTGGAAATGAATACCCGCCTGCAGGTGGAACACCCGGTCACTGAGCTGATCACCGGCGTCGACCTGGTGGAGCAGATGATCCGTGTCGCCGACGGGGCGGAACTGCCGCTGCGCCAGGAAGATGTGAAACTTACCGGCTGGGCGATTGAAAACCGTCTGTATGCCGAAGATCCCTACCGCGGCTTCCTGCCTTCCATCGGCCGCCTGACCCGCTACCGCCCGCCGCAGGAAACCGCCGCTGGCCCGATGCTGGAAAACGGCAAATGGCAGGGCGATGCGCCGGCAGGCGAAACCGCCGTGCGCAACGACACCGGCGTCTATGAGGGCGGCGAGATCTCGATGTACTACGACCCGATGATCGCCAAGCTCTGCACCTGGGCGCCGACCCGCGAGGACGCAATCGACGCCATGCGGATCGCGCTCGACAGCTTCGAGGTGGAGGGCATCGGCCACAACCTGCCGTTCCTGTCGGCAGTGATGGATCACCCGATCTTCATCGACGGCTCGATGACCACCGCCTTCATCGAGGAGCAGTATCCCGAGGGCTTCGAGGGCGTCGAACTGCACAGCGACGACCTGCGCAAGATCGCGGCCGCCTGCGCCGCCATGCACCGGGTTGCCGAAATCCGCCGCACCCGCGTGTCGGGCCGGATGGACAACCACGAGCGCAAGGTTGGCACCGATTGGGTTGTCTCGCTGCAGGGCCAGTCCTTCGCCGTGGTGATCGACGCCGACCGCGAGGGCGCAACCGTCAACTTCGAGGGTGGCGGCAGCTACCGGGTGTCCTCCGACTGGATCCCGGGCGACCATCTGGCAACCCTGCAGGTGAACGGCGAAACCCTGGTGCTGAAGACCGGTAAGGTCACCCAGGGCTTCCGCATCCGGTCCCGCGGCGCCGATCTGAAGGTCCATGTGCGCACCCCGCGCCAGGCCGAACTGGCAGCGCTGATGCCGGAAAAACAGGCACCGGACACCTCCAAGATGCTGCTTTGCCCGATGCCCGGCCTGATCGTGAAGGTCGATGTCGAAGTGGGGCAGGAAGTCCAGGAGGGCCAGGCGCTCTGCACCGTCGAGGCGATGAAGATGGAAAACATCCTCCGCGCCGAGAGGAAGGGCGTCGTCTCCAAGATCAACGCTGCCGCGGGCGACAGCCTGGCGGTCGACGATGTGATCATGGAATTCGAATAA
- a CDS encoding DcaP family trimeric outer membrane transporter has product MKKVLKGHFTLAAAALAASAGLAQADTQSELLDLRARVEALEAENQQAGSIPGDFRLGGTSVDIYGYVKADFFYDFDFIQGDSAFVNNIGEPVNATDGRFDATIRQTRLGIRTSTQTGIGLLQGQLELDLFGGSASSPELRVRHANIQIGDNWLIGQTWTNFMPIGQYPVSVEFNGPVGIAFARKPQVRYSNSFGNGFDYSLSIEESAVPSSDPIFTAAAQYSNDLFTARIAGLVGNAESGAVEVDQTGVTLSGAITPWTGGLIQATYVTGEAIGPLLIGLGDAIVGGQANDVDGYTLEFRQQINDQWNVGVAYGREDYDLPTSTGTLSFTELETIHVNAFYSPTDNLTFSAEYIFGERNDTISGNSFDGDRIQLAVQLDF; this is encoded by the coding sequence ATGAAAAAAGTGCTTAAAGGGCATTTCACCCTGGCTGCTGCAGCCCTTGCCGCCAGTGCCGGGCTGGCGCAGGCGGACACCCAGTCCGAACTGCTGGACCTGCGGGCCCGCGTCGAGGCGCTGGAGGCGGAAAACCAGCAGGCCGGCAGTATCCCCGGCGACTTCCGGCTTGGCGGCACGTCGGTCGATATCTACGGCTATGTCAAAGCCGATTTCTTCTATGACTTCGACTTCATCCAGGGCGACAGCGCGTTCGTGAACAACATCGGTGAACCGGTGAACGCCACCGACGGCAGGTTCGACGCAACCATCCGGCAAACCCGGCTGGGTATCCGCACCAGCACGCAAACCGGTATCGGCCTGCTTCAGGGCCAGCTCGAACTGGACCTGTTCGGCGGCTCCGCCAGCAGCCCGGAACTGCGGGTGCGCCACGCCAATATACAGATCGGCGACAACTGGCTGATCGGCCAGACCTGGACCAACTTCATGCCCATCGGCCAGTATCCCGTGTCGGTGGAATTCAACGGCCCGGTTGGCATCGCCTTCGCCCGCAAGCCGCAGGTGCGCTACAGCAACAGCTTCGGCAACGGTTTCGACTACAGCCTGTCGATCGAAGAAAGCGCGGTTCCGTCCAGCGACCCGATTTTCACCGCTGCGGCGCAGTACAGCAATGACCTGTTCACGGCCCGGATTGCCGGACTGGTCGGCAATGCTGAGAGCGGCGCCGTCGAAGTCGACCAGACCGGCGTCACCCTGTCGGGCGCGATCACCCCGTGGACCGGCGGCCTGATCCAGGCCACATATGTCACCGGCGAGGCGATCGGCCCGCTGCTGATCGGGCTTGGCGATGCCATTGTCGGCGGCCAGGCCAACGACGTGGACGGCTATACGCTGGAATTCCGGCAGCAGATCAACGACCAGTGGAATGTCGGCGTCGCCTACGGGCGCGAAGATTACGATCTGCCGACCTCGACCGGCACGCTGTCGTTCACCGAGCTGGAAACCATCCACGTGAATGCGTTCTACAGCCCGACCGACAACCTGACGTTCAGCGCCGAATATATCTTTGGCGAGCGCAACGACACGATCTCCGGCAACAGCTTTGACGGCGACCGGATCCAGCTGGCGGTGCAGCTGGACTTCTGA
- a CDS encoding DUF6497 family protein, with the protein MIRSSRYQTARATCAAPAAPAGGARETGGRGCGYLAAIPFALLAQAALAADVIAVPSGQPVTLAEVLLDQAPGQPGQTWARFRFLAPQIARGTGTVSYETAAPDMDHLCGTLALPYLADRGMTAARVVISLSDRELPFGAQDPEATQFFEAYRPDGAACMWEAF; encoded by the coding sequence ATGATCCGCTCCAGCCGATATCAGACAGCGCGCGCGACTTGCGCAGCGCCTGCAGCTCCGGCCGGAGGAGCCCGGGAAACCGGGGGCCGGGGCTGCGGATATCTGGCGGCCATCCCCTTTGCGCTCTTGGCCCAGGCCGCGCTGGCCGCAGACGTCATTGCCGTGCCCTCGGGCCAGCCCGTGACGCTGGCCGAAGTGCTGCTGGACCAGGCGCCCGGCCAGCCGGGCCAGACCTGGGCGCGGTTCCGTTTCCTGGCGCCGCAGATCGCCCGCGGCACCGGCACCGTCAGCTATGAAACCGCGGCCCCCGACATGGACCACCTGTGCGGCACTCTGGCGCTGCCTTACCTGGCCGACCGCGGGATGACGGCCGCGCGGGTGGTGATTTCGCTGTCCGACCGGGAGCTGCCCTTTGGCGCGCAGGACCCGGAGGCGACCCAGTTCTTTGAGGCCTACCGCCCCGACGGCGCGGCCTGCATGTGGGAGGCTTTCTGA